In Sphingobacterium sp. PCS056, the following proteins share a genomic window:
- a CDS encoding formimidoylglutamase, whose translation MSLSVFFTHIVAQELFPEEGFFRSQLGHVLRFYKDQFPTWDKDDKPQLAIIGVEEDRASVNNQGCAKSPDAIRKHLYQLYQGDYAIHAVDLGNIKAGATLTDTYAALRAVVEELLSENILPIIIGGGQDLTYAQYLGYQQLGQKVEVAVVDARFDLNQESSEHVALDSRSYLNHIILHEPDYLFNLSNIAFQTYLVSKESLNMYDKLFFNATRVGAIAGRMDQSEPLIRAADMVSFDIGAIRASEACGNANAMPNGLFGDEACQIARYAGMSDKCSSIGFYEFNPSYDPMQQTAMLVSQMIWCFIDGFYNRKQDTPLLPKSSYIIYRTTLENEDHELVFVKSKKSDRWWMQVPYFGSRSVNERYHLVPCRYEDYQMAVTGEMPDLWWRTHQKLQ comes from the coding sequence ATGTCATTATCCGTTTTTTTTACACACATTGTTGCTCAAGAGCTCTTTCCAGAAGAAGGCTTCTTTCGTTCGCAGCTCGGTCATGTTTTGCGTTTTTATAAAGATCAATTTCCGACGTGGGATAAAGATGATAAACCGCAACTGGCCATTATCGGTGTAGAGGAAGATCGTGCATCAGTAAATAACCAAGGATGTGCAAAGTCTCCAGACGCAATCCGCAAACACCTCTATCAGCTTTATCAAGGAGATTATGCGATTCATGCGGTAGACTTGGGTAATATAAAAGCGGGGGCTACGTTGACAGATACCTATGCCGCATTGCGAGCTGTGGTAGAGGAATTGTTGAGCGAAAATATTTTGCCAATTATTATTGGAGGTGGTCAAGACCTGACCTATGCACAATATTTAGGATATCAACAGCTGGGACAAAAAGTTGAAGTTGCAGTGGTGGATGCCCGATTTGATCTCAACCAGGAAAGTAGTGAACATGTAGCCTTAGATTCGAGATCGTATCTAAACCACATTATTCTTCATGAGCCCGATTATCTGTTCAACTTGAGTAATATCGCTTTCCAGACTTATCTAGTCAGCAAAGAGTCGCTCAATATGTATGATAAGTTATTTTTCAATGCAACACGCGTTGGAGCCATTGCAGGTCGGATGGATCAGTCCGAACCGTTGATACGCGCCGCTGATATGGTTAGTTTTGATATTGGAGCTATTCGCGCATCCGAAGCATGTGGCAATGCCAATGCGATGCCCAATGGCCTATTTGGAGATGAAGCTTGTCAAATCGCGCGCTATGCAGGCATGTCAGACAAATGTTCGTCGATCGGGTTTTATGAATTCAATCCCTCATATGATCCGATGCAACAAACAGCGATGTTAGTGTCACAAATGATCTGGTGTTTTATAGATGGCTTTTATAACCGTAAACAAGATACACCCTTATTGCCAAAGTCATCTTATATCATTTATAGGACGACCCTAGAAAATGAAGACCATGAATTGGTATTTGTAAAAAGTAAAAAATCAGATCGATGGTGGATGCAAGTTCCTTATTTTGGATCCCGATCTGTAAACGAACGCTATCATCTCGTGCCATGTCGTTATGAAGATTACCAAATGGCTGTCACAGGTGAAATGCCCGATCTTTGGTGGCGAACCCATCAAAAACTACAATAG
- a CDS encoding NAD-dependent epimerase/dehydratase family protein — MILITGGTGFLGATLIKQLIDLGIDVIATKRSTSSIPQQLLSSSLIQWIDADICNYFDLEEAFPNITEVYHCAAVVSYQKQDAAYMKKVNIEGTAHIVNLCLEHGARLVHVSSVAALGSSKNQAPVDEKDYWEYEPTMSNYAISKYEGEMQVWRGIAEGLDAVIVNPSVILGAASGSKGSGAIFSLINKGLKYYPTGTVGVVDVEDVATIMRHLMADKNLSGERFVINNVNLSNKALLDRASVLMGKTPPKIAVPPVVLTIAATLATLVASIKNEKSTLTKDSARASSEKLAYSAAKLQQVLPFTYKPLDITLKEIATRYSQQ, encoded by the coding sequence GTGATATTAATAACAGGAGGAACCGGATTCTTAGGGGCGACATTGATCAAGCAATTGATCGATTTGGGAATTGACGTAATAGCGACTAAACGCTCAACCTCTAGCATTCCACAACAGCTATTATCTTCGTCTTTAATCCAATGGATCGATGCCGACATATGTAACTATTTTGATTTGGAAGAAGCTTTTCCAAATATTACAGAGGTGTACCATTGCGCGGCTGTAGTATCGTATCAAAAGCAGGATGCTGCTTATATGAAAAAGGTGAATATTGAAGGTACTGCTCATATTGTTAATCTATGTTTGGAACATGGCGCCAGATTAGTTCACGTAAGTTCGGTCGCGGCATTGGGATCAAGCAAAAATCAGGCACCTGTCGATGAGAAGGATTATTGGGAATATGAACCTACGATGTCCAATTATGCTATTTCTAAATATGAAGGTGAGATGCAGGTGTGGAGAGGGATAGCAGAGGGGCTGGATGCTGTTATCGTCAATCCGTCTGTCATATTAGGAGCGGCGTCCGGAAGTAAGGGTTCTGGGGCTATCTTTTCGCTGATAAATAAAGGGCTAAAATATTATCCGACAGGTACTGTCGGGGTAGTGGATGTCGAGGATGTAGCGACTATTATGCGTCATTTAATGGCTGATAAGAATCTTTCGGGTGAACGATTTGTGATTAACAATGTGAACTTAAGCAATAAGGCATTACTGGATAGGGCAAGTGTGCTTATGGGAAAAACACCTCCTAAAATAGCAGTACCTCCAGTTGTACTTACTATTGCGGCTACTCTTGCAACACTGGTAGCGTCTATAAAAAATGAAAAATCGACGCTGACTAAAGACAGCGCAAGGGCTTCGAGTGAAAAGCTAGCTTATTCTGCGGCTAAATTGCAGCAGGTATTGCCTTTTACATACAAGCCTTTGGATATAACTTTAAAAGAAATCGCGACACGTTATAGTCAACAATAA
- a CDS encoding DNA recombination protein RmuC, giving the protein MKKKDSQQDDSQWRQEKESMAIELAKAQQREQSLLQERAMLRDELEKEREHVLIAERSLESTRSFYEAQQDKFQEQKVEIAAIKSQFNAEFQVIANKILEEKTLRFTETNSKSIGLILDPLKEKIKLFEEKVDKTYSQEAAERNSLKGVVQQLMEQSLRIKDEATNLTRALKGDAKKQGNWGEVILERVLERSGLVKDREFRLQASITDMDGRRLQPDAIIDLPENKHLIVDSKVSLVAYERWVNAEDDIERAAFARQHILSVENHVKDLSAKNYHELYGIESPDFVLLFMPIESALSMSVSEKPDLFSDAWDRKVVIVSPSTLLATLRTIASIWKQERQTRNVIEIAKEAGALYDKFHGFLTDMDQVQLQLQRALKSHEDASKKLSFGAGNVIRRVENLKKLGAKANKQIDSKYLDEEIEEED; this is encoded by the coding sequence TTGAAAAAGAAGGATTCACAGCAAGATGATAGCCAGTGGAGACAGGAGAAGGAATCAATGGCCATAGAGCTGGCAAAAGCCCAGCAACGCGAACAGAGCTTATTGCAAGAGCGGGCGATGTTGCGCGATGAATTGGAAAAAGAGCGTGAGCATGTTTTAATTGCTGAACGATCTTTGGAAAGCACACGTTCATTCTATGAAGCGCAACAAGATAAATTTCAAGAGCAGAAAGTTGAAATCGCAGCTATTAAGAGTCAGTTTAATGCCGAGTTTCAGGTCATAGCAAATAAGATTTTAGAAGAAAAAACGCTTCGCTTTACAGAAACCAACTCCAAGTCGATAGGATTGATCTTGGATCCGTTGAAGGAAAAAATCAAACTTTTTGAAGAGAAAGTAGATAAGACCTATTCGCAGGAAGCCGCAGAAAGAAATTCTTTGAAAGGTGTTGTCCAGCAATTGATGGAGCAAAGTCTACGGATCAAAGATGAAGCAACCAATTTGACACGCGCGCTAAAAGGAGACGCGAAGAAACAGGGGAATTGGGGAGAGGTCATATTAGAGCGCGTGTTAGAACGTTCAGGATTAGTAAAAGATCGTGAGTTTAGACTGCAGGCATCCATTACCGATATGGACGGAAGACGTCTGCAACCCGATGCCATTATTGATCTACCTGAAAATAAACATTTGATTGTCGATTCAAAAGTTTCTCTAGTAGCCTATGAGCGATGGGTAAATGCCGAAGATGATATCGAACGTGCTGCTTTTGCAAGACAACATATATTATCAGTAGAAAATCATGTTAAAGATCTGTCGGCAAAAAATTATCATGAACTATATGGTATTGAATCTCCAGACTTCGTATTACTTTTTATGCCTATAGAATCAGCATTGAGTATGTCGGTATCTGAAAAACCAGATCTTTTTAGTGATGCTTGGGACAGGAAAGTCGTGATCGTCAGTCCCTCGACGCTGTTGGCAACTTTACGCACGATTGCTAGTATCTGGAAGCAAGAGCGTCAGACTCGTAATGTGATTGAAATCGCTAAAGAAGCAGGAGCACTATACGATAAATTTCACGGTTTCCTTACCGACATGGATCAAGTACAACTTCAATTGCAACGCGCTCTCAAAAGTCATGAAGATGCCTCTAAAAAATTATCTTTTGGTGCCGGAAATGTGATCAGACGAGTGGAGAATTTGAAAAAGTTAGGAGCCAAAGCAAATAAGCAAATCGATTCCAAATATTTAGACGAAGAAATAGAAGAAGAGGATTAA
- a CDS encoding M3 family metallopeptidase, with the protein MKKKRLLPFFLILATAFVGCEQKKQMTDNPLLLTYDTPFNVPPFDKIKDEHFKPAFEEALKVHNLEIDTIINNTEDPSFNNTILALENAGKLLTNVSSVFSNLNSANSNDSLKAIAKELAPVLSAHQDEISLNAKLFDRVKAVWSKKATLGLDVEDNKLLEETYKSFVRSGANLKDADKEKLKKINSELSSLTVQFGQNLMTESKAFELVVDSASQLEGLPEALKSAAADEAKIKGKEGKWVFTLQNPSIMPFLQYAKNRELRKQIWEAYQTQGNHDDATDNKEILRKMANLRLSKAKLLGYPSHAAFVLEESMAQNPANVYALLNKLWEPALTKAKGEAADIDKEIKEEGGNFEVAPYDWRYYTEIIRQKRFALNEEEIKPYFSLPTVREGAFAVANKLYGLTFVALNNVPVYQKDVEVYEVKDKDGSHLGLLYADFFPRESKRSGAWMTSFRSQSKTEGKRNAPVISIVCNFTKPVGDEPALLTFDEATTLFHEFGHALHGLLSNVKYRSLAGTSVSRDFVELPSQVMENWAADPQVLKEYAKHYKTKEAIPDSLIAKMEKAGTFDQGFATVEYLAASLLDMNYHAATSPITGNINDFEKGAMKKIGLIDAIIPRYRSTYFQHIFASGYSAGYYAYIWSEVLDSDAFAAFKEKSLYDQPTADSFRRNILEKGNTGDPAQMYKTFRGADPDPKYLLIKRGLN; encoded by the coding sequence ATGAAGAAAAAACGACTTTTGCCATTTTTTTTAATTTTGGCAACAGCCTTTGTTGGTTGCGAACAAAAGAAACAAATGACAGACAATCCGCTATTATTGACCTATGATACTCCATTTAATGTTCCTCCATTTGATAAAATTAAAGACGAACATTTCAAACCAGCTTTTGAAGAAGCACTTAAGGTTCATAATTTAGAAATCGATACAATTATTAATAATACTGAAGATCCATCTTTTAACAATACCATTTTGGCGTTAGAAAATGCGGGTAAACTGTTGACAAATGTATCTTCGGTTTTTTCTAATTTAAACTCAGCCAATAGTAACGATAGCCTGAAGGCAATTGCTAAAGAGCTAGCTCCTGTATTGTCTGCGCATCAGGATGAAATCTCCTTAAATGCTAAATTATTTGATAGAGTCAAGGCTGTCTGGTCTAAAAAAGCAACTTTAGGATTAGATGTTGAAGACAATAAATTGTTGGAAGAAACCTATAAATCATTTGTCCGTTCAGGCGCAAATTTGAAAGATGCGGATAAAGAAAAATTGAAAAAAATCAATTCAGAATTATCCTCATTAACCGTACAGTTTGGACAAAATTTGATGACCGAATCAAAAGCATTCGAATTGGTTGTGGATAGTGCTTCACAATTGGAAGGATTACCAGAGGCTTTGAAATCTGCTGCTGCCGACGAGGCTAAAATAAAAGGTAAAGAAGGAAAATGGGTTTTTACACTACAAAATCCTTCTATCATGCCATTCTTGCAATATGCTAAAAATAGAGAATTAAGAAAACAGATCTGGGAAGCATACCAAACACAAGGCAATCATGATGATGCCACTGATAATAAGGAGATCTTGCGCAAGATGGCGAACCTGAGATTATCCAAAGCAAAATTATTAGGTTATCCATCTCATGCAGCATTCGTGTTAGAAGAATCGATGGCTCAAAATCCAGCTAATGTATATGCCTTGTTAAATAAATTGTGGGAACCGGCGCTCACTAAAGCAAAAGGTGAAGCCGCAGATATCGATAAGGAAATAAAAGAAGAAGGCGGAAATTTTGAAGTTGCACCATATGATTGGAGATACTATACCGAGATTATTCGTCAGAAAAGATTCGCTTTAAACGAAGAGGAGATCAAACCTTACTTTAGTTTACCTACTGTGAGAGAAGGCGCATTTGCTGTAGCAAACAAACTATATGGTTTGACATTCGTTGCTCTTAATAATGTTCCTGTTTATCAAAAGGATGTGGAAGTCTACGAAGTAAAAGACAAAGATGGATCACATCTAGGTCTTTTATATGCTGATTTTTTTCCTCGTGAATCTAAAAGAAGCGGTGCCTGGATGACATCATTCCGTAGCCAGAGTAAAACTGAAGGTAAACGCAATGCTCCAGTAATCTCGATCGTTTGTAATTTTACAAAACCTGTAGGTGATGAACCGGCATTATTAACTTTTGACGAAGCAACTACCTTATTCCACGAGTTTGGACATGCCTTACATGGATTATTATCAAATGTAAAATACAGAAGCTTAGCCGGTACTTCCGTGTCAAGAGATTTTGTAGAGTTGCCTTCTCAGGTGATGGAAAATTGGGCAGCAGATCCACAAGTATTAAAAGAGTATGCAAAGCATTATAAAACAAAAGAAGCAATTCCAGATTCTCTAATTGCGAAAATGGAAAAAGCGGGAACTTTTGATCAAGGGTTTGCAACAGTGGAATATTTAGCGGCTTCCTTATTGGATATGAACTACCATGCTGCGACTTCGCCAATAACGGGTAATATCAATGATTTTGAAAAAGGAGCCATGAAGAAGATTGGTTTAATCGATGCCATTATACCAAGATATAGAAGCACTTATTTCCAGCATATTTTTGCAAGTGGTTATTCAGCGGGTTACTATGCTTATATCTGGTCTGAGGTATTGGACTCCGATGCTTTTGCAGCTTTTAAAGAAAAATCACTGTATGATCAGCCAACTGCAGATTCATTCCGTCGTAATATTTTAGAAAAGGGAAATACTGGAGATCCAGCACAAATGTATAAAACATTTAGAGGTGCTGATCCCGATCCAAAATACTTATTAATAAAAAGAGGATTGAATTAA
- a CDS encoding DUF4407 domain-containing protein — protein sequence MNRINHFFLYCAGVHEETLKKYPQEHNKYVAIGATIFFTGLFAAMSGGYAMYFVFSGTYLDWLLAIVFGIIWGLMIFNMDRYIVLSINKSKTGGFQFLQAFPRILLAILIGIVISRPLELKIFDKEIRENLKTTYIANERAKTDSLNIIFNKKYAFELNQLKALTTERDSLDANIKADRQKLNYEIFGNKTTETSGVVGYGPYAKRKELELERSSVYLDSLRSKVSVKESVIRDKQKVEGILNQKGLSNASLDSAVNLAGFADRNSALGNLKIKANGKVDQATENAVNFIGLLFIFLECLPVFVKLLSGRDAYDRAIRNQRIIDEYEADASIDTEKAAIDHLKDAAIDISINKRLKKMNEGIEEEV from the coding sequence ATGAATCGTATCAATCATTTTTTCTTGTACTGTGCAGGTGTACATGAAGAGACCTTAAAAAAATATCCGCAAGAACACAATAAGTATGTCGCGATAGGTGCTACCATTTTCTTTACGGGTCTATTTGCTGCAATGTCAGGTGGATATGCCATGTATTTTGTTTTCAGCGGAACTTATCTGGATTGGCTATTAGCCATTGTTTTTGGAATCATCTGGGGATTGATGATTTTCAACATGGACCGCTATATTGTTCTGAGTATCAATAAATCAAAGACTGGAGGATTTCAATTCTTACAGGCTTTCCCTCGTATTCTTTTAGCTATATTAATCGGTATCGTGATCTCAAGACCACTGGAGCTGAAGATCTTTGATAAGGAAATTAGAGAAAATCTAAAAACAACTTACATCGCCAATGAACGTGCGAAAACGGATAGTTTGAATATCATTTTTAATAAAAAATATGCGTTTGAACTGAATCAATTGAAAGCATTGACGACTGAAAGGGATTCCTTAGATGCAAATATTAAAGCTGATCGTCAAAAACTCAACTATGAAATTTTTGGAAATAAAACCACGGAAACTTCGGGTGTGGTCGGATACGGTCCTTATGCTAAGCGTAAAGAACTGGAACTCGAAAGATCGAGCGTGTATCTAGATAGCTTAAGGAGTAAAGTTAGCGTCAAAGAAAGTGTTATCCGGGATAAACAAAAAGTAGAAGGAATTTTGAACCAGAAGGGACTTTCAAATGCCAGTTTGGACAGTGCTGTTAATTTAGCAGGTTTTGCTGACCGAAACTCGGCGCTAGGTAATCTTAAAATAAAGGCAAATGGCAAGGTAGACCAGGCGACAGAAAACGCGGTGAACTTTATCGGTTTACTTTTTATTTTCTTAGAATGTTTACCCGTATTTGTGAAGCTTCTTTCAGGAAGAGATGCTTATGATCGAGCGATCCGCAATCAACGTATTATTGATGAATATGAAGCAGATGCTTCCATCGATACGGAGAAAGCAGCGATCGATCATTTGAAAGATGCTGCTATTGATATTTCGATCAATAAAAGGCTTAAAAAAATGAATGAAGGCATAGAAGAGGAGGTTTAA
- a CDS encoding HAD-IB family phosphatase, with protein MKNYYIIDFDSTFTQVEALDELAKISLEHHPDREQIYLEIERYTNLAMEGKLSFREALSGRVKLLQANRSHLDKLIIHLKKKVSTSFSRNREFFKKNADTAWIVSGGFKEFITPVVVPYNIKIENIYANTFRFDEHDNIIGFDESNPLSDEGGKVKLLQELKIDGTIYGIGDGYSDFQLKESGLIQKFFAFTENISRKTVTERADFITPSFDEFLYVNNLPRAISYPKNRILCLIVGDVPEIAAHILKRDGFSIRTKDTFEEKYTKDVGMLLLGKDISVSEEQLSRADKLKTIGVLGDAKNHLNKEVCNAKGIVVFDDKKGKKRNAEYIPRRMADFINNGDTYMSRNFPNLLLPKVKDVTRLLHIHKNVPGIMAQINQVYAQNDINIISQFLMTKSDIGYAVTDIKGEYDRDLIKQLKKVQNTIKFRILY; from the coding sequence GTGAAAAATTATTACATCATTGATTTTGACAGCACCTTTACGCAGGTAGAGGCTTTGGATGAATTGGCCAAGATTTCACTTGAACACCACCCAGATCGCGAACAGATATATCTGGAAATTGAGCGATATACAAATCTGGCTATGGAAGGAAAACTTTCTTTTCGTGAGGCTCTTTCTGGACGTGTTAAATTGCTTCAGGCAAATAGAAGTCACTTGGACAAACTGATCATACATCTTAAAAAGAAGGTCTCTACTTCTTTTTCTAGAAACAGAGAGTTCTTCAAAAAAAATGCGGATACTGCCTGGATTGTATCTGGTGGATTTAAAGAATTCATTACTCCTGTAGTGGTTCCTTACAATATCAAAATAGAAAATATTTATGCCAATACTTTCCGCTTTGATGAGCATGATAATATCATCGGCTTTGATGAGTCTAATCCACTATCGGATGAGGGTGGTAAAGTAAAGTTGCTGCAAGAACTTAAAATAGATGGAACCATCTACGGTATTGGGGATGGATATTCTGATTTTCAATTAAAAGAATCTGGTCTTATCCAGAAATTCTTTGCATTTACTGAAAATATTTCCCGAAAAACAGTTACTGAAAGGGCTGATTTTATCACACCAAGTTTTGATGAATTTCTATATGTCAACAATCTGCCCCGTGCAATCTCTTATCCCAAAAATCGTATTTTATGTCTGATCGTTGGCGATGTTCCTGAGATAGCAGCTCATATTTTAAAACGGGATGGTTTCTCTATTCGTACCAAAGATACGTTTGAAGAAAAATATACAAAAGACGTCGGGATGCTCCTGCTGGGGAAAGATATCTCTGTATCGGAGGAGCAGTTGTCTCGCGCAGATAAGTTGAAGACAATTGGTGTCTTGGGCGATGCTAAAAATCATCTTAATAAAGAGGTGTGCAATGCAAAAGGTATTGTTGTTTTTGATGATAAAAAGGGCAAAAAGAGAAATGCGGAATATATCCCTAGAAGGATGGCCGATTTTATTAATAATGGGGATACTTATATGAGCCGTAACTTTCCGAATTTGCTGCTCCCTAAAGTAAAAGATGTCACAAGATTACTTCATATTCATAAGAATGTTCCGGGTATCATGGCTCAGATCAATCAGGTATATGCACAAAATGATATCAACATCATTTCTCAGTTTTTAATGACTAAGTCGGACATCGGTTATGCGGTTACGGATATCAAAGGCGAGTATGACCGGGATTTAATTAAGCAACTTAAAAAGGTTCAGAATACCATTAAATTTAGGATTTTATATTAA
- the def gene encoding peptide deformylase yields MKYTLFIGLFLITSSIKANAQDYQTRIVQDRQEKAISLSKSKFGPLPADQVQFLDYFPVDKAYRVTADVTLLLGEETFKMPTYDGTSNPYKRYAILNFTLNNKPYQLTVYQSAALFQNPQYKNHLFLPFLDLTNGQESYSGGRYIDLATTDIIGGKATIDFNAAYNPYCAYSNGYRCPVPPQENILETKIMAGEKAFHKQKNERPVDIQAGQNFSQEDLAIINQGSQTDQLRVLQITDQKDLSILTTTSSDLKYNDPSIPILEKRMLITVQDPAHAGVGIAAPQVGINKNLIVVQRFDKEGEPFESYINPKIIWRSKFTRKGVEGCLSIPDRREEVLRSYTIRLQHINKDGKIIEENIEGFTAVIFQHEVDHLYGILYPDRIEQAEKEEFEPLSDKMEFYIKPNTIRP; encoded by the coding sequence ATGAAATATACCCTATTCATTGGGCTTTTCTTAATTACTTCAAGTATCAAAGCAAATGCACAAGATTATCAAACACGTATTGTTCAAGATCGACAAGAGAAAGCAATAAGCTTATCCAAATCAAAATTTGGCCCACTGCCAGCAGATCAAGTCCAGTTTTTAGATTATTTTCCAGTTGACAAAGCTTATCGCGTTACTGCAGATGTCACATTATTATTGGGCGAAGAAACCTTCAAGATGCCCACATATGATGGTACCAGCAATCCTTATAAACGATATGCTATCTTAAATTTCACCTTGAATAATAAGCCCTATCAATTGACCGTTTATCAAAGTGCTGCACTATTTCAAAATCCTCAGTACAAAAACCATCTTTTCCTTCCATTTTTAGATTTAACAAATGGTCAAGAAAGCTATAGTGGTGGACGTTATATTGATTTAGCAACAACAGATATTATAGGAGGTAAAGCAACAATTGATTTTAATGCCGCATACAATCCCTATTGCGCATATAGTAACGGTTATCGTTGCCCTGTACCACCACAAGAAAACATTTTAGAGACCAAGATCATGGCTGGAGAAAAAGCATTTCATAAACAAAAAAACGAAAGACCTGTAGATATCCAGGCAGGACAAAATTTTAGTCAAGAAGATTTGGCGATCATCAATCAGGGTTCACAAACTGATCAATTAAGAGTATTACAAATTACAGATCAAAAAGATCTAAGCATATTGACCACAACGTCTTCTGACCTGAAATACAACGATCCATCGATACCAATTTTAGAAAAAAGAATGTTGATTACCGTTCAAGATCCGGCGCATGCAGGCGTTGGCATTGCTGCTCCTCAAGTAGGAATCAATAAAAACTTGATCGTGGTACAAAGATTTGATAAAGAAGGTGAACCATTTGAAAGTTATATCAACCCTAAAATCATCTGGAGATCAAAATTTACCAGAAAAGGAGTAGAAGGCTGCTTATCCATACCTGATCGCAGAGAGGAAGTATTAAGAAGCTACACCATTCGATTACAGCACATCAATAAAGATGGCAAAATAATAGAAGAAAATATTGAAGGGTTTACCGCTGTTATTTTTCAGCACGAAGTCGATCACCTATATGGCATCTTATACCCTGATCGTATTGAACAAGCTGAAAAAGAAGAATTCGAACCTTTAAGTGATAAAATGGAGTTTTATATAAAGCCAAACACGATACGTCCATAA
- a CDS encoding glutaminyl-peptide cyclotransferase, with amino-acid sequence MKKTTYILLGLILSLSACKTKKSGKLEFAQPDASKSIQQGDPIQFQLKFSSSDLDSVVYYIDNQVVASGKDTAAVQVDSKHLALGTRSISAKVYQGTQIDSASAYISIVPPAPKEYSFEVVNKFPHDTTAFTQGLQYENGFLYESTGSGGGTKTSIRRVDLKTGKVLQRKDFDSEKYFGEGMTIVGDKIVMLTWQNMEGFVLNKSTFELEKTFPYTNSKEGWGITYDGKRLIKSDGTNKLYFLDANTQQELSSIDVYDENGQVNALNELEYIDGKVYANVYEKDIIAIINPETGVVEGRINLVGIYQHAQYDNELNGIAYDHVGKRLFVTGKLWNTLFEIKMIAR; translated from the coding sequence ATGAAAAAAACAACATATATACTTTTAGGTTTAATCCTAAGCTTAAGTGCTTGTAAAACGAAGAAGTCCGGTAAATTAGAGTTTGCCCAGCCCGATGCAAGCAAATCCATCCAACAAGGCGATCCGATTCAATTTCAACTTAAATTTTCATCATCTGATCTGGATTCGGTTGTCTATTACATAGACAATCAAGTTGTTGCTTCTGGAAAAGATACAGCAGCAGTGCAGGTAGATAGTAAGCATCTGGCTTTAGGTACTCGCAGTATTTCTGCAAAAGTTTATCAGGGCACACAGATTGATAGTGCTAGTGCCTATATCAGCATCGTGCCTCCAGCTCCTAAAGAATATAGTTTTGAAGTTGTGAATAAATTTCCACATGACACCACAGCCTTTACACAAGGTTTACAATACGAAAATGGATTTTTATATGAATCCACTGGTAGTGGAGGTGGTACAAAAACTTCGATTAGACGCGTTGATCTGAAAACGGGTAAAGTACTGCAACGAAAAGATTTTGATTCCGAAAAATATTTCGGAGAGGGGATGACCATTGTTGGAGATAAAATCGTGATGTTGACCTGGCAGAATATGGAAGGTTTCGTTCTTAATAAATCAACCTTTGAATTGGAGAAAACTTTTCCTTATACCAATAGTAAAGAAGGCTGGGGAATCACTTATGATGGAAAGCGATTAATCAAGTCAGACGGTACCAATAAGCTTTATTTTTTAGATGCCAATACGCAACAAGAACTAAGTTCTATTGATGTATATGATGAAAATGGTCAAGTAAATGCGTTAAATGAGCTGGAGTATATTGATGGTAAAGTATATGCCAATGTATATGAAAAGGATATTATCGCGATTATAAACCCAGAAACGGGTGTTGTAGAAGGCCGAATCAACTTAGTTGGGATCTATCAACATGCGCAGTATGATAATGAGCTGAACGGTATTGCTTATGATCATGTCGGAAAGCGTTTATTTGTGACTGGAAAACTTTGGAATACACTATTTGAAATTAAGATGATTGCGCGTTAA
- a CDS encoding YraN family protein, with translation MAKHLDFGKLGESYAEKFLQDLGCEILLRNWRCKNLEVDLIVQDSDTLVFVEVKTRSKIEYGEPFEFVDWNKKRKLTRAADYYLKKYNVNGEIRFDIISILITDKENIQLEHIKDAFWNE, from the coding sequence ATGGCAAAGCATCTTGATTTTGGAAAATTGGGAGAGTCATATGCAGAAAAATTCCTGCAGGATCTAGGTTGTGAAATTTTGTTAAGAAATTGGCGGTGTAAGAATTTAGAAGTAGATTTGATTGTCCAGGATTCGGATACGTTAGTTTTTGTAGAAGTAAAGACACGCAGTAAAATCGAATATGGAGAACCATTTGAATTTGTAGATTGGAATAAGAAGCGTAAACTGACAAGAGCCGCTGATTATTATTTGAAGAAATATAACGTGAATGGTGAGATTCGATTTGATATTATTTCGATTCTAATCACAGATAAAGAAAATATACAATTAGAACATATCAAAGATGCGTTCTGGAATGAATAA